One genomic region from Cetobacterium sp. ZOR0034 encodes:
- the brnQ gene encoding branched-chain amino acid transport system II carrier protein produces the protein MNKKKEILILGFALFSMFFGAGNLLFPPSVGVAVGQDWFQAGLGFFLTGIGLPLLGILAFTKVGSLEEFANKVSTKFNTVYSTVLILVIGPLFAIPRTGSTTFEMGVLPLFPNANPTIIAIITSIIFFGITLFLVLNESSITDILGKFLTPVILFILFLITILGITGNLGTPVESTISTNPLSYGFISGYQTMDALASVLFGVIIISGLEGKGIKDKNEQKMFLSNAGFIAAIGLGFIYLSLIYLGAQISSIKGLTTAQTTLTLAQLTLGDVGKIAFGICVAAACLTTSVGLVALASDWFSKLTKISYKKIAIGMCIFSTILSVAGLDYIISLSVPVLVILYPVTIVLILLNILGVKNHFTFKAVVTVTLIISIAETFKIDLNFIPLAKAGFPWIMPSLITFFGSMIFKNEQNINLENRA, from the coding sequence ATGAACAAAAAGAAAGAGATATTAATTTTAGGGTTCGCCCTATTCTCTATGTTTTTCGGTGCTGGAAACTTACTATTCCCACCTTCTGTTGGAGTTGCTGTTGGTCAAGATTGGTTTCAAGCTGGTTTAGGATTTTTCCTTACAGGAATTGGTTTACCATTATTAGGAATTTTAGCTTTTACCAAAGTTGGGAGTCTTGAAGAGTTTGCAAATAAAGTTTCAACTAAATTTAATACTGTTTATTCTACTGTATTGATATTAGTTATTGGTCCTCTATTCGCTATTCCAAGAACTGGCTCTACAACATTTGAAATGGGAGTTCTTCCTTTATTTCCAAATGCTAATCCAACTATTATTGCAATCATCACTTCAATAATATTTTTTGGTATTACTCTATTCTTAGTTTTAAATGAATCTAGCATAACTGATATTCTTGGAAAATTTCTTACTCCAGTTATTTTATTTATTCTATTTTTAATAACTATACTTGGTATTACTGGCAATCTAGGAACACCTGTCGAATCCACTATTTCAACTAATCCTCTTTCTTATGGATTTATAAGTGGTTATCAGACTATGGATGCTCTCGCTTCTGTTTTATTCGGAGTGATTATTATCAGTGGACTTGAAGGAAAAGGTATAAAAGATAAAAATGAACAAAAAATGTTTTTAAGTAATGCTGGTTTTATAGCTGCTATAGGATTAGGTTTTATTTATTTAAGTTTAATATATTTAGGTGCACAGATTAGTAGTATCAAGGGATTAACTACTGCGCAAACAACACTGACTCTTGCTCAGCTTACTTTAGGAGATGTTGGAAAAATCGCTTTTGGAATTTGCGTTGCTGCTGCATGTCTTACTACTTCTGTTGGATTAGTTGCTCTCGCTAGTGATTGGTTCTCAAAATTAACTAAAATTTCATATAAAAAAATAGCTATAGGTATGTGTATTTTCTCTACAATACTCTCTGTTGCTGGATTGGACTACATTATTAGTTTATCTGTTCCTGTTCTAGTTATACTATATCCTGTAACTATCGTGCTTATTTTATTAAATATTTTAGGAGTTAAAAATCACTTTACGTTCAAAGCTGTCGTAACTGTAACGCTTATTATCAGTATTGCAGAAACTTTTAAAATTGATTTAAACTTCATTCCTTTAGCTAAAGCTGGATTCCCATGGATTATGCCATCTTTAATAACTTTCTTTGGAAGTATGATTTTTAAAAACGAGCAAAATATTAATTTAGAAAATAGAGCTTAA
- a CDS encoding sodium:alanine symporter family protein produces MQWIKQIIDVVNTILWEKNILVVMLIGMALYASYKTKFMQVRLFGEIVKTLKGENTDGEGMSSLEAFYLGTACRVGAGNIAGVVAAISIGGPGALFWMWVVALLGASTSFIESILAVIYREKSEDGSYRGGTPWIIKNRLKKKWLGVAYAIASLLCYVGVIQVMSNSVTESIVGAYKIKPMIVGIILSSLVALTIFGKGKKDKIVAALNKIVPAMAVTYLAVVLYILITNITGIPAVFTKIFSAAFGVNQFAGGALGGVIMQGVRRGLFSNEAGSGNGNYAAALADVDEPVKQGMVQSLSVFVDTLVICSATAFVILLADGVAVEGLGGMVLFQEALKSHIGWIGAPFTVVILFFFSFSTILGVTFYGRNALYFISENPNVNLMYQVVVIAMVYIGAVEQNFFVWSLADFGLGLMTVLNLVAISPLIGEAVSHLERYEAKIKDKRKINI; encoded by the coding sequence ATGCAATGGATAAAGCAAATAATAGATGTTGTTAATACAATTCTATGGGAAAAAAATATTTTGGTAGTTATGTTAATAGGGATGGCGTTATATGCGAGTTATAAAACAAAATTCATGCAAGTTAGATTATTTGGTGAAATAGTTAAAACTTTAAAAGGTGAAAATACAGATGGAGAAGGAATGAGTTCACTAGAAGCTTTTTATTTGGGAACGGCTTGTAGAGTTGGAGCAGGTAATATAGCAGGAGTTGTGGCAGCTATCTCTATAGGTGGGCCAGGAGCATTATTTTGGATGTGGGTTGTGGCACTATTAGGAGCATCGACATCATTTATAGAATCGATTTTAGCGGTTATTTATCGTGAAAAATCTGAAGATGGAAGTTATAGAGGTGGAACACCGTGGATAATAAAAAATAGACTTAAAAAGAAGTGGCTAGGAGTGGCTTATGCAATAGCTTCTTTACTGTGTTATGTAGGGGTTATCCAAGTTATGTCAAACTCAGTTACAGAATCTATAGTAGGAGCATATAAAATAAAACCGATGATAGTCGGTATAATTTTATCGAGCTTAGTGGCGCTGACAATTTTTGGAAAAGGTAAAAAAGATAAGATAGTAGCAGCTTTAAATAAAATAGTCCCAGCAATGGCAGTTACATATTTAGCAGTGGTATTATACATACTAATTACAAATATAACGGGAATTCCAGCTGTATTCACAAAAATATTCTCTGCTGCTTTTGGAGTGAATCAATTTGCTGGTGGAGCATTAGGTGGAGTTATAATGCAAGGGGTTAGAAGAGGATTATTTTCAAATGAAGCAGGAAGTGGAAATGGAAATTATGCAGCAGCACTAGCAGATGTCGATGAGCCAGTTAAGCAAGGAATGGTTCAATCGTTAAGTGTTTTTGTAGATACGTTAGTAATTTGTAGTGCGACAGCTTTTGTTATATTACTAGCAGATGGAGTTGCTGTTGAGGGATTAGGAGGAATGGTTTTATTCCAAGAAGCTTTAAAAAGTCATATTGGTTGGATTGGAGCACCATTTACTGTGGTTATTCTATTCTTCTTCTCGTTTAGTACAATATTAGGAGTTACTTTTTACGGAAGAAATGCGCTTTATTTTATAAGTGAAAATCCGAATGTAAATTTAATGTATCAAGTTGTTGTGATAGCAATGGTTTATATAGGAGCCGTAGAACAGAATTTCTTTGTGTGGTCTCTAGCAGACTTCGGATTAGGATTGATGACAGTTTTAAATCTAGTAGCAATATCACCACTAATAGGAGAAGCGGTATCACACTTAGAAAGATATGAAGCGAAAATAAAAGATAAAAGAAAAATAAATATCTAA
- a CDS encoding AbgT family transporter has translation MQKKKKGLVDSFLNIIEKGGNALPNPGTLFAILALVVILISGIGGALGWSVSFVGINGRSLKTEEMTIYTNSLMTKEGINYIFNSMVKNFTDFAPLGTVLVAMIGIGIAERSGLIATILRKVALSTPKKMVTMMVIFLGIMSNVAADAGYVVLPPLAALIFLSFGRHPIAGLAAAFAGVSGGFSANLLIGALDPLLGGISTEAAKILDPNYVVSPSANWYFMIASTFVITILGTLVNSKIVEPRLGKYIGEEKIELEQITQEEKNALRIAGIATIVVIIILIPVYFALGKNFLLSGLVPAIVLFFAIPGLAYGKSIGTIKNDNDVMGMLTKSMEGMAGYIVLVFFAAQFIAYFGYTNLGTILAVKGADFLETTGIGGIPLIIGFIMIVGFLNLFMGSALAKWAILAPVFVPMLMRIGYSPEFTQLAYRIGDSTTNIISPLMSYFAMIIVFMQKYDKKSSIGTLISIMLPYSIVFMIGWSIFLAIWMLSGFPIGPEIDILLKGF, from the coding sequence ATACAAAAAAAGAAAAAAGGCTTAGTGGATAGTTTTTTAAATATAATAGAAAAAGGTGGGAATGCTTTACCTAATCCAGGAACTTTATTTGCAATACTAGCTTTAGTTGTTATTTTAATATCAGGGATAGGTGGAGCTTTAGGCTGGTCAGTGAGTTTTGTAGGAATAAACGGAAGAAGTTTAAAGACAGAAGAGATGACAATTTATACTAATTCTCTAATGACAAAAGAGGGTATAAACTATATATTTAATTCTATGGTAAAAAACTTTACAGATTTTGCTCCGCTAGGAACAGTACTAGTGGCTATGATAGGTATAGGAATAGCTGAAAGATCGGGCTTAATTGCAACTATTTTAAGAAAGGTAGCATTATCAACACCTAAAAAAATGGTGACTATGATGGTTATATTTTTAGGAATAATGTCGAATGTAGCGGCAGATGCAGGTTATGTAGTATTACCACCTTTAGCTGCATTGATATTCTTATCGTTTGGAAGACATCCTATAGCGGGTTTAGCAGCTGCGTTTGCAGGAGTTTCAGGAGGGTTTTCAGCTAACTTGTTAATAGGAGCTTTAGATCCACTTTTAGGAGGAATTTCAACTGAAGCTGCTAAGATTCTAGATCCAAATTATGTTGTTTCACCATCTGCAAATTGGTATTTTATGATTGCCTCAACATTTGTAATTACTATTTTAGGAACTTTAGTAAACTCTAAAATTGTTGAACCGAGATTAGGAAAATATATTGGAGAAGAAAAAATAGAATTAGAACAGATAACTCAAGAGGAGAAAAATGCTTTAAGAATTGCCGGAATAGCCACAATAGTAGTAATTATAATATTAATTCCAGTATATTTTGCTTTAGGTAAAAATTTCTTATTGAGTGGATTAGTTCCTGCAATTGTTTTATTCTTTGCAATTCCAGGATTAGCGTATGGTAAATCTATTGGAACAATAAAAAATGATAATGATGTGATGGGGATGTTGACAAAGTCTATGGAAGGTATGGCAGGATATATAGTTTTGGTATTCTTTGCAGCTCAGTTTATAGCATATTTTGGATATACAAATTTAGGAACGATACTAGCTGTAAAAGGTGCAGACTTCTTAGAAACAACAGGAATAGGAGGAATTCCATTAATTATAGGATTTATAATGATTGTAGGATTCTTGAATCTATTTATGGGGTCGGCGTTAGCTAAATGGGCTATTTTAGCTCCAGTATTTGTACCGATGTTAATGAGAATAGGCTATTCACCTGAATTCACTCAATTAGCATATAGAATAGGAGATTCGACTACGAATATAATCTCTCCTTTAATGTCATATTTTGCTATGATAATTGTATTTATGCAAAAATATGATAAGAAATCATCGATTGGAACTTTAATATCTATAATGCTACCATACTCTATTGTATTCATGATTGGGTGGTCTATATTCTTAGCGATATGGATGTTAAGTGGATTTCCTATAGGTCCAGAAATAGATATTTTATTAAAAGGTTTTTAA
- a CDS encoding WYL domain-containing protein: MKKIRVTVSEDIWRLLKKDSEEFGINNNKLCNFILDKFKYSKKFDLDRFIEPQGRPLKKVIQFDLNVSNKGIYYDILKANDVDVEAEFFRELFEVYSSQFKYQREIFIFQETYKAVLEAIKNKVKMRILYMEESFTISPYFIKREDQGDENFIFAYDDENKIYRSIKLKDAIILGTLNEKIQVRDKKYIENMRKNFDPFLGERLIIKARFTPRGESMLKSFTNYKPKLIKKEEDIYFFEMTLENAKFYFASFLKEVRIIEPQKLKDELKKSFLEAYKIYE; this comes from the coding sequence ATGAAGAAGATTAGGGTTACAGTTTCGGAAGATATTTGGAGACTTTTAAAAAAAGATTCAGAAGAGTTCGGGATAAACAACAATAAACTTTGTAATTTTATTTTAGATAAATTTAAATATTCTAAAAAGTTTGATCTTGATAGATTTATTGAACCTCAAGGAAGACCTTTGAAAAAAGTTATACAATTTGATTTGAATGTTTCAAACAAAGGGATATATTATGATATATTGAAAGCAAATGATGTAGATGTTGAAGCTGAATTTTTTAGAGAATTATTTGAAGTTTATTCATCTCAATTTAAATATCAGAGAGAAATTTTTATATTTCAAGAAACCTATAAAGCTGTTTTAGAAGCAATAAAAAATAAGGTTAAAATGAGAATCTTATACATGGAAGAGAGTTTTACAATATCACCATATTTTATAAAAAGAGAGGATCAAGGAGACGAAAACTTTATATTTGCATATGATGATGAAAATAAAATATATAGAAGTATAAAATTAAAGGATGCTATTATTTTAGGAACTTTAAATGAAAAGATTCAAGTTAGAGATAAAAAGTATATTGAAAATATGAGAAAAAACTTTGATCCATTTTTAGGTGAGAGGTTAATAATAAAAGCAAGATTTACTCCACGAGGTGAGAGTATGCTAAAAAGTTTTACAAACTATAAACCGAAGTTGATAAAAAAAGAAGAGGATATATATTTCTTTGAAATGACTTTGGAAAATGCGAAATTTTATTTTGCATCTTTTTTGAAAGAAGTACGAATAATAGAACCTCAAAAATTAAAGGATGAATTGAAGAAATCTTTTTTAGAAGCATATAAGATATATGAATAA
- the brnQ gene encoding branched-chain amino acid transport system II carrier protein — MNKRKEIVVLGLALFSMFFGAGNLLFPPSLGVAVGQSWISAGIGFFVTGVGLPLLGILAFTKGGTLDEFASKVSQKFNKAYLTTLILVIGPLFAIPRTGSTTFEMGVLPLIGGANPKLMAIACSVLFFTITLFLVMNESKVTDILGKFLTPIILVILVLITIFGILNPIGEAIPTTVKGSQFAYGFINGYQTMDALASVLFGVVIIKGLETKGIKDSKEQKSFLTGAGVIAAIGLGVIYFSLIYLGSQISFMKNLSTAQIALTIAELTLGSSGKLAFGICVAAACLTTSVGLTALVSDWFSKLMGISYKNVAIITCVFSAVLAVAGLDYIINLAIPVLVILYPLTIVLIVLNVFGVENKNCYIFTALVTLIVSTLEVLKIDLSIIPLADLGFPWIVPGIVAFVLAKITKK, encoded by the coding sequence ATGAATAAGAGAAAAGAGATTGTTGTTTTAGGGTTGGCATTATTTTCAATGTTTTTTGGAGCAGGAAATTTATTATTTCCCCCTTCGTTAGGGGTTGCAGTTGGGCAAAGTTGGATTTCAGCTGGAATAGGTTTTTTTGTAACTGGAGTAGGATTGCCACTATTGGGAATATTAGCCTTTACAAAAGGTGGAACATTGGATGAGTTTGCAAGCAAAGTATCACAAAAATTTAACAAGGCTTATTTAACAACACTTATTTTAGTTATAGGGCCATTATTTGCAATCCCTAGAACCGGATCGACAACATTTGAAATGGGAGTTCTACCATTAATAGGGGGAGCAAATCCTAAATTGATGGCGATAGCGTGTTCAGTACTGTTTTTTACGATTACATTATTTTTAGTAATGAATGAATCTAAGGTAACAGATATTCTAGGAAAATTTTTAACACCAATTATTTTAGTTATATTAGTTCTTATAACTATATTTGGTATTTTGAATCCAATTGGAGAAGCAATTCCAACAACTGTAAAAGGAAGTCAATTTGCATATGGATTTATAAATGGTTATCAAACAATGGATGCTTTAGCTTCAGTTTTATTTGGAGTTGTAATAATTAAAGGTTTAGAAACGAAAGGAATAAAAGATTCTAAAGAACAAAAATCGTTCTTAACGGGAGCAGGAGTAATAGCAGCAATAGGACTAGGAGTAATATATTTTAGTTTGATATACTTGGGGTCTCAAATTAGTTTTATGAAAAATTTATCAACAGCTCAAATAGCTTTGACTATAGCAGAATTAACACTTGGTAGTTCGGGTAAATTGGCATTTGGAATATGCGTTGCGGCAGCATGTTTGACAACATCTGTTGGATTGACAGCTTTAGTTAGTGATTGGTTCTCAAAGTTAATGGGAATTTCTTATAAAAATGTTGCGATTATAACTTGTGTATTTTCAGCAGTTTTAGCAGTAGCGGGATTAGATTATATAATTAACTTAGCTATTCCTGTATTAGTAATATTATATCCATTGACAATTGTTTTAATTGTTTTAAACGTTTTTGGTGTTGAAAATAAAAATTGTTATATTTTTACAGCTTTAGTTACTTTGATAGTTAGTACACTAGAGGTATTAAAGATAGATTTATCAATTATTCCACTTGCAGATTTAGGTTTTCCTTGGATAGTACCGGGAATAGTAGCCTTTGTTTTGGCAAAAATAACAAAAAAATAA
- a CDS encoding formate/nitrite transporter family protein has translation MKVYLTNKETTEQVLLLGENKGHYTFTKTVLLGFMGGVYIALSALGNLIANFTVGGGAGKFIGAAVFPTGLMLVVLVGGSLFTGDCLGLLAFTKGKVEKTTYVRNLSAVWIGNFLGSIFIAYVSYLAGNYSSPEFAKYVVGVAEHKVHLTFVEALASGFLCNVLVAIAVWFALAAKDLAGKILAIWFPIMLFILGGFQHVVANMYYISMGKILMSSVYSPTEMGIHFLAVTIGNFLSGALFLPLIYKKLYMND, from the coding sequence GTGAAGGTTTATTTAACAAACAAAGAAACAACAGAACAAGTTCTTCTTTTAGGAGAAAACAAAGGGCATTACACATTTACAAAAACAGTTTTACTAGGATTTATGGGAGGTGTATATATAGCTCTTTCAGCATTAGGAAATTTAATTGCTAACTTTACTGTAGGTGGAGGGGCAGGGAAGTTTATTGGTGCTGCAGTTTTCCCAACAGGATTGATGTTAGTTGTTTTGGTTGGGGGATCACTATTTACTGGAGATTGTTTAGGATTATTAGCATTTACAAAGGGTAAAGTAGAAAAGACAACATATGTGAGAAATTTAAGTGCAGTTTGGATAGGGAACTTTTTAGGATCAATATTTATAGCTTATGTGTCTTATTTAGCAGGAAATTATTCATCTCCTGAATTTGCGAAATATGTAGTTGGAGTTGCAGAACATAAAGTGCATTTAACTTTCGTAGAAGCTTTAGCTAGCGGGTTTTTATGTAATGTTTTAGTTGCTATAGCGGTATGGTTTGCATTAGCAGCAAAAGATTTAGCAGGAAAAATTTTAGCAATTTGGTTCCCAATTATGTTGTTCATTTTAGGAGGGTTCCAGCACGTTGTTGCAAATATGTATTATATAAGTATGGGAAAGATTTTAATGTCATCAGTTTATTCTCCAACTGAGATGGGAATTCATTTCTTGGCGGTAACAATAGGAAACTTCTTATCAGGAGCTTTATTCTTACCTTTAATCTATAAAAAGTTATATATGAACGATTAA
- a CDS encoding SDR family NAD(P)-dependent oxidoreductase has translation MNKLYGKTVFITGATKGIGRSCALAYAEKGANLILTARSSDLLDSLKEELIRKYGIRVYTLVMDVTKSSDIEEQVNSLPESFRKIDILINNAGLALGLDKVYLASPTDIDTVIDTNIKGMLYVTSTIVPLMLKNDSGHIVNIGSIAGDCAYAGGAIYCATKAAVKTFSDGLRIDLVDTNIRVTNIKPGLVETEFSKVRFKGDSEKAKNTYKGIDALTPDDVADVVIYATGLPENVQLTEIAMTPNHQADGRTVHRNK, from the coding sequence ATGAACAAATTATATGGTAAAACGGTTTTCATTACAGGTGCTACAAAAGGAATCGGAAGAAGTTGTGCTCTTGCATATGCTGAAAAAGGTGCTAATCTAATTTTAACAGCGAGAAGCTCTGACCTTCTTGATTCATTAAAAGAAGAGCTTATTAGAAAATATGGAATTAGAGTTTATACTTTAGTTATGGATGTAACTAAAAGCTCAGATATCGAAGAACAAGTAAACTCTCTTCCAGAATCTTTTAGAAAGATTGATATTTTAATCAATAATGCCGGATTAGCTTTAGGTTTAGATAAAGTTTATCTTGCATCACCTACAGATATCGACACTGTTATCGATACTAATATAAAAGGAATGCTTTATGTAACTAGTACTATTGTTCCTTTAATGTTAAAAAATGATAGTGGACATATCGTTAACATCGGATCTATCGCTGGAGATTGCGCTTATGCTGGTGGGGCTATCTACTGTGCAACGAAAGCTGCTGTAAAAACATTCTCTGACGGTCTTAGAATCGACCTTGTTGACACTAATATCAGAGTTACAAATATCAAACCTGGCTTAGTTGAAACTGAATTTAGCAAAGTAAGATTTAAAGGTGATAGTGAAAAAGCGAAAAATACTTATAAGGGTATTGATGCTTTAACTCCAGATGACGTAGCAGATGTTGTTATCTATGCCACTGGTTTACCTGAAAATGTTCAGTTAACAGAAATTGCAATGACACCAAACCATCAAGCTGATGGAAGAACTGTTCATAGAAACAAATAG
- a CDS encoding shikimate kinase: MKANIALIGFMGSGKTTIGRILAKSLDMKFIDIDRCISIREKKTISEIFEEYGEKYFRDLERKIIEEESRDNNIIISTGGGAIVDNVNIKNLKTTSFVVYLDCDINTIYERVKRSKTRPLLNNSEDIFKTIEELYEKRKTLYKISSDFSIKIDLNTNIYDSVEKIKNAYILS, encoded by the coding sequence ATGAAAGCTAATATTGCTCTCATAGGCTTTATGGGTAGCGGAAAAACTACAATTGGAAGAATTCTTGCTAAAAGTCTAGATATGAAGTTTATAGATATCGATCGTTGTATATCTATCAGAGAAAAGAAAACTATCTCTGAAATATTTGAAGAATATGGTGAAAAATACTTTAGAGATCTTGAAAGAAAAATTATCGAAGAGGAGTCAAGAGATAATAATATTATTATTTCAACTGGGGGAGGCGCTATCGTTGATAATGTAAATATCAAAAACTTAAAGACAACATCTTTTGTTGTTTATTTAGATTGTGATATAAATACAATTTACGAGAGAGTTAAACGAAGTAAGACTAGACCTCTTCTAAATAACTCTGAAGATATTTTTAAAACCATTGAAGAGCTTTACGAAAAAAGAAAAACACTTTATAAAATCTCTTCTGATTTTTCAATTAAAATAGATTTAAACACAAATATTTATGATAGTGTTGAAAAAATAAAAAATGCTTATATTTTAAGCTAA
- a CDS encoding DUF1904 domain-containing protein, with translation MPHLKFRGIDKKILIENSKELIDGLTNIIKCDRTWFTIEHTETEYIFDGAIVPGYIFVDVAWFDRGQETKDLVANFITKFCKKLTNDNDTTVIFYPLEGSDYYDNGEHF, from the coding sequence ATGCCACACTTAAAATTTAGAGGTATTGACAAGAAAATTTTAATCGAAAATAGCAAAGAATTAATCGATGGTTTAACTAATATTATCAAATGTGACAGAACTTGGTTCACAATTGAGCATACTGAAACTGAGTACATCTTTGATGGAGCTATCGTTCCTGGATATATATTTGTTGATGTTGCTTGGTTTGATAGAGGACAAGAAACAAAAGATTTAGTTGCTAACTTTATTACTAAATTTTGTAAAAAACTAACTAATGATAATGATACTACTGTTATCTTCTATCCCCTTGAAGGTTCTGATTATTATGATAACGGAGAGCATTTCTAA